The region CGAAGGCCTGCCGTTCCACCCGAGGCCAATCCTGCAGCGGCCGCCTGGCCAATGCTGCATTGGACCAGCGCCCATCGCCTGTGATTTCATGCCCACACCATGACGGAATCTCAAGGGGTGTTTGCGCAGAAGGAAGCTCCACTTCCGCCAGCAGCAAGGGATCATTGCGTCCAGCGAAGTGGTCAACGACCCAGTCCCCACCAGCCAAGGAGAGGTCGTAGCGGGTCTTCTCCAGACGATGGGGGGCCAGGGTCCACAGCGACTCGGCATCCGCAACCGGAATGGCGTACTCGAACTCATGGCGCACCAACCCAATGGCATCGGCGGCTGCCTTGAGGTTGAGCCAGGCGGCTTCAGCCCCACGCAGACGAACGCGCACCGTGACGCCTTCGGCGCTGGCGGCCAGGTAGCCCTGGCGCAGTGGCTGGGGTTCTCCCGCCAGAGATCGCCAGCCCTCACCGGTCAACAAGAAGCGTCGTTCGATTTCGACAGCCATGGTTCGCTCAGTTGTGAGACGGCTGGGCCGCTGTCAGGCTTCCGGCCCAGTGCAGCTTGGAGGCCACGGTGCGGTAGTAGGAGGGGCTCTGGTTCAGTTGCACCATCTGGGCATGGTGGCGGGCTTGCTGCACCACGCAGCATTCGCCCGGTTCAAGCACCGTGCAGCCAACACCGTCCTTCCACAGTTTGATCCGATGATCACCGGCGCCTAAGGGCCAGATCACCAGACGGGCCCGCGGCGGGACCACCACCGTGCGGCTGGAGAGACTCATCGGACAGATCGGTGCCACCACAATGGCATCAATGCCCGGATGCAAAATCGGCCCCCCAGCCGCAAGTGCATAGCCCGTGGAACCGGTGGGAGTGGAGAGGATAAGTCCATCGCCGCGGATCTGGTCCACCACTTCCCCATCTATTTCCAATTCTAGGGTGCAGGTGGGTGAAATCTCATCGCGGTAGGCGCGCAGATAAAAGTCATTGAGCGCCCAGTGGTGCTCGTCATCGTCCTCGACATCAGGCTGCTGCAGTGGCGTCGATGCGTCCGCCCGCTCCTCGGCGCTTCGGCGATCCACCATCGCCTGAAGCATCATCCGCCGCTCCATGGCGTACTGATCATTGAGCAGCCGCTGCCAGATCTCATCCCCCCGCAGTACACGGCGGTCATGGGTGAGAAAGCCGAGATGCCCACCCACATTGATGCTGAGAATGGGGATGTCGTAGACGGCCAGGTGGCGGGCAGCCCCCAGGACAGTGCCATCGCCGCCCAGCACAACAGCTAGGTCAGGCAGTTGCTGCTGCGTCGCCAACAGGCCTGGGAATGGGTTAACGCGGGCTCCCGACATGGCAGTGGTCACATCGCTACCAAGAGCCTTGAGCTCTTTGGCGCACTGACGCGCTTCACGTTGAGCCGGCTGGCTGTCAGCCCGATAGATCACCCAGGCCCGATCGAGACGCATGGCCCCTGTGGATGGTTACCAGCGGAGCAGGTTGAACTGTTCCATATCGACGGTAACCCTGTTGCGATAAAGCGACAGCAAAATGGCCAGACCAACAGCGGCCTCTGCAGCAGCGACAGTAATCACAAACACAGCGAACACTTGCCCGCGGATCAGATCGCCATCGACATAAGACGAAAAGGCCATCAGATTGATGTTCACCCCATTAAGCATCAGCTCAATGCTCATCAGCACCCGCACAGCGTTGCGGCTGTTGATCAATCCCCAGACGCCGATGCAGAACAACATCGCGGCCACAAGCAGATAGGCCTGAAGCGAAGGGAGTTGAGAAAGAAGCTCGGTCATCGTTCAGGAATCAGGAAGAAGGCCGCTCAACCAGCAGCGGTGTACGGGATTTTTCGATCAGGCCCTGATCAGCGACTTCACCGGTCACAACATCCGTTGCCAGCACATCACGGCGAGCCAGGACGATGGCACCGATCATCGCCATCAGCAGCAGCACAGACGCCACCTCGAATGGCAACAGATAGTCGGTGAACAGGTGCTCACCGATGCGAGCAGTCGCCTCCTCTCCAACGGCAGCAGGGCCAGGCAGAGACCATGGGGTGGTGACCACAACGCGCACCAACAGAGCCAGAAGTCCCAGACAAACCCCGCCCGAAACAGCCCGTCGAACATTCAATCCAGCGATGGCCTTGAGGTCCTCTCGCTTGTTAACGAGCATGATCGCAAACAGGATCAACACATTGATCGCCCCCACGTAAACGAGGACCTGGGCCGCGGCGACAAAACTGGCGTTCAACAGCAGATACAGACCAGCCACTGCCATGAACACCCCTCCGAGAAGGAAGGCGGAGTACACGATGTTGCTGAGCAGAACGACCCCCAGGGCACCGGTCACCACGACCGCGGACAGCACCAGGAAACAGATCAGCTCAGTGGTGGTGGCAATGCTCATGCCTCGCCCTCCAGGGATTCACCGCTGGATTGTCCCTCATTCTTGGCAACAGCCTTTGCAGGAGGTGCCAGGGTTTCCAGCACCTGGGCTGGCAGCTGACCTGCACGGGGGCGATCTGCAGCGACGGCGTGGGGATCGATCTCACCGGCAGGCAGGTAAACCAACTCCTTCAAGGGACGCACCGAAGGATCAGTGGTGACACTGGTGGGCAGACGGCCCAGTGCCACGTTGTCGTAGTTGAGGCTATGGCGGTCGAAGGCCGACAGCTCGTACTCCTCGGTCATCGACAGGCAGTTGGTGGGACAGTACTCCACGCAGTTACCGCAGAAAATGCAGACTCCGAAGTCGATGGAGTAGTTGCGCAACTCCTTCTTCTTGGTGGCCTTGTTCATCACCCAATCGACCACGGGCAGGTTGATCGGACAGACCCGAACGCACACCTCACAGGCGATGCACTTGTCGAATTCGTAGTGGATCCGGCCGCGGTACCGCTCCGACGGAATCAGCTTCTCGTAGGGGTACTGCACCGTCACTGGACGGCGCTTCATGTGGTCGAAGGTGACCGAGAAGCCTTGCGCCAGGTTGCGGGCGGCATCCACGGCATCCCGCGTGTAGTCACCGACCTGTTTGAGAAATCCGAACATGGCGAGAAGCCTGGAAGAGAGCGAGAGTCAGGTCACCGAGTCCATGATGGCCGGTGCAGAACGATCCAGAGGGATCAACCGCCAAAAGCCACGGGGAACGCCAGTTTCAGTGCGGCGGTCACCAGGAGATTGACCAGAGACAAAGGAAGCAGGAATTTCCAGCCCAGATCCAACAGCTGGTCAATACGAACGCGGGGAGTGGTCCACCGCAGCAGGATGGCCACAAACACCAGCAGGTAGGCCTTCAGCACCGTCATCACGATGCCGACGGAACCCGTGATCACCTGAACCACCGGAGCATCGATCGGCTGGTTCAACCAGCCCGCCAGCCATTCCACGGGGATCGGAAAACCCCAGCCCCCGAGGTAGAGAACAGAAACCAGAACGGCCGAGAGCACCAGGTTGATGTAACCCGCTAAGTAGAAGAGAGCGAATTTCATGCCGGCGTACTCGGTCTGGTAGCCAGCCACCAGCTCCTCTTCAGCTTCGGGAAGATCGAAGGGAAGGCGTTCGCACTCGGCCAGGGCACAGATCCAGAAGATCAGGAAGCCCACGGGTTGGCGCCAGATGTTCCAGCTCAGGATGCCGGCGCCGGTTTGCTGACCGACGATGTCAACCGTGCTGAGCGAATTGCTCATCATCACGATGGCCAGCACCGCAAGCGCCAGGGGTATTTCGTAGCTGATCGACTGAGCTGCAGCCCGAAGACCACCGAGCAAGGAGTACTTGTTGTTGGAGGAGTAACCACTCATCAACAGGCCGATCGGCTGGATGCTGCTGAACGCGATCCACAGAAAAATGCCGACGCCGACATTGCTGATCAGCAGGTTCTGACCAAAGGGGATGATCAGCCAGGAGATGATCACGGGG is a window of Synechococcus sp. A15-24 DNA encoding:
- the nuoK gene encoding NADH-quinone oxidoreductase subunit NuoK, with translation MTELLSQLPSLQAYLLVAAMLFCIGVWGLINSRNAVRVLMSIELMLNGVNINLMAFSSYVDGDLIRGQVFAVFVITVAAAEAAVGLAILLSLYRNRVTVDMEQFNLLRW
- a CDS encoding NADH-quinone oxidoreductase subunit J, with product MSIATTTELICFLVLSAVVVTGALGVVLLSNIVYSAFLLGGVFMAVAGLYLLLNASFVAAAQVLVYVGAINVLILFAIMLVNKREDLKAIAGLNVRRAVSGGVCLGLLALLVRVVVTTPWSLPGPAAVGEEATARIGEHLFTDYLLPFEVASVLLLMAMIGAIVLARRDVLATDVVTGEVADQGLIEKSRTPLLVERPSS
- a CDS encoding CYTH domain-containing protein; this translates as MAVEIERRFLLTGEGWRSLAGEPQPLRQGYLAASAEGVTVRVRLRGAEAAWLNLKAAADAIGLVRHEFEYAIPVADAESLWTLAPHRLEKTRYDLSLAGGDWVVDHFAGRNDPLLLAEVELPSAQTPLEIPSWCGHEITGDGRWSNAALARRPLQDWPRVERQAFGYA
- the ndhI gene encoding NAD(P)H-quinone oxidoreductase subunit I, which encodes MFGFLKQVGDYTRDAVDAARNLAQGFSVTFDHMKRRPVTVQYPYEKLIPSERYRGRIHYEFDKCIACEVCVRVCPINLPVVDWVMNKATKKKELRNYSIDFGVCIFCGNCVEYCPTNCLSMTEEYELSAFDRHSLNYDNVALGRLPTSVTTDPSVRPLKELVYLPAGEIDPHAVAADRPRAGQLPAQVLETLAPPAKAVAKNEGQSSGESLEGEA
- a CDS encoding NAD(+) kinase, which produces MRLDRAWVIYRADSQPAQREARQCAKELKALGSDVTTAMSGARVNPFPGLLATQQQLPDLAVVLGGDGTVLGAARHLAVYDIPILSINVGGHLGFLTHDRRVLRGDEIWQRLLNDQYAMERRMMLQAMVDRRSAEERADASTPLQQPDVEDDDEHHWALNDFYLRAYRDEISPTCTLELEIDGEVVDQIRGDGLILSTPTGSTGYALAAGGPILHPGIDAIVVAPICPMSLSSRTVVVPPRARLVIWPLGAGDHRIKLWKDGVGCTVLEPGECCVVQQARHHAQMVQLNQSPSYYRTVASKLHWAGSLTAAQPSHN
- the nuoH gene encoding NADH-quinone oxidoreductase subunit NuoH, which produces MSPGLDLELSFSQALQGFGLSEQAARLLWLPLPMLLVLVAAVVGVLVSVWLERKISAAVQQRIGPEYAGALGVLQPLADGLKLLVKEDIIPARADSLLFTLGPVLVVIPVIISWLIIPFGQNLLISNVGVGIFLWIAFSSIQPIGLLMSGYSSNNKYSLLGGLRAAAQSISYEIPLALAVLAIVMMSNSLSTVDIVGQQTGAGILSWNIWRQPVGFLIFWICALAECERLPFDLPEAEEELVAGYQTEYAGMKFALFYLAGYINLVLSAVLVSVLYLGGWGFPIPVEWLAGWLNQPIDAPVVQVITGSVGIVMTVLKAYLLVFVAILLRWTTPRVRIDQLLDLGWKFLLPLSLVNLLVTAALKLAFPVAFGG